In Arthrobacter sp. SLBN-83, one DNA window encodes the following:
- a CDS encoding MFS transporter, producing the protein MTAPRAWLIWTIGIFGYLVAVAQRTSFGVVGLEATERFHATASAISFFTVLQLLVYAGLQIPVGLLVDRLGSRVMIAGGAVLMGLGQLQLAFADSIPGGVLGRVLVGAGDAMTFISVIRLIPLWFAPARVPLVTQLTGMSGQLGQLFSVLPFATVLHLSGWTPAFLMLAGMSGLAVVLVVLLLQDAPPGTERPHARQGLRATGASLARAWSQPGTRLGMWSHFTIQFSGTVFAMTWGYPFLISGQGLDAGTVAALMALYVAAAMAAGPFIGRFVSRHPLRRSTMVLLIAGATAAAWAAVLLLPGRAPLWLLAGLVVVLAIGGPGSMIGFDFARTFNPAHRIGTATGIVNVGGFIAALVSIFLIGLVLDVLYASGFSQGVLYGLDPFRLALSVQFLLLALGAAAIVASRRKVRRQMAEQGIVVPPLRSALARQRRESLARRRQPARTDD; encoded by the coding sequence GTGACTGCACCCCGCGCCTGGCTTATCTGGACCATTGGAATTTTCGGGTACCTGGTGGCCGTCGCACAGCGGACCTCGTTCGGCGTGGTGGGCCTCGAGGCTACCGAACGCTTCCACGCCACGGCGTCGGCCATCTCCTTCTTCACGGTCCTGCAGCTGCTGGTCTACGCGGGACTCCAGATTCCCGTGGGCCTGCTGGTGGACAGGCTTGGTTCGCGCGTCATGATCGCCGGCGGTGCGGTCCTGATGGGGCTGGGGCAGCTGCAGTTGGCGTTTGCCGACAGCATCCCCGGGGGAGTCCTGGGCCGCGTCCTGGTGGGTGCCGGCGATGCGATGACCTTCATTTCGGTCATTCGGCTCATCCCGCTCTGGTTCGCCCCTGCCCGTGTCCCGCTCGTCACCCAGCTCACCGGCATGTCAGGCCAGCTGGGGCAGCTGTTCAGCGTCCTGCCCTTCGCAACGGTCCTGCACCTGTCCGGCTGGACCCCCGCTTTCCTGATGCTGGCAGGAATGTCCGGACTCGCCGTCGTACTGGTCGTCCTGCTGCTGCAGGATGCTCCCCCTGGCACCGAGCGGCCGCACGCCCGGCAGGGGCTTCGGGCAACCGGCGCCTCGCTGGCCCGTGCCTGGAGCCAACCCGGTACGCGGCTGGGAATGTGGAGCCATTTCACCATCCAGTTCAGCGGAACGGTCTTTGCTATGACATGGGGCTACCCGTTCCTGATTTCCGGGCAGGGCCTGGACGCAGGCACTGTTGCCGCCCTGATGGCGCTTTATGTCGCCGCGGCCATGGCAGCGGGCCCCTTCATTGGGCGTTTCGTTTCCCGCCATCCACTGCGCCGCTCCACCATGGTGCTGTTGATCGCCGGTGCCACTGCCGCAGCATGGGCCGCGGTACTGCTGCTGCCGGGGCGGGCGCCGCTGTGGCTGCTGGCGGGACTGGTGGTGGTGCTGGCCATCGGTGGTCCCGGTTCCATGATCGGCTTCGACTTCGCCCGGACCTTCAACCCGGCGCACCGGATCGGCACTGCCACCGGGATCGTGAACGTTGGCGGCTTCATCGCTGCCCTGGTGTCCATCTTCCTGATCGGCCTGGTGCTCGATGTCCTCTACGCCTCCGGGTTCTCGCAGGGGGTGCTGTACGGTTTGGATCCGTTCCGGCTGGCCCTGAGCGTCCAGTTCCTGCTCCTGGCCCTCGGCGCCGCCGCCATCGTGGCCTCGCGGCGGAAAGTGCGCCGGCAGATGGCGGAGCAGGGGATTGTGGTGCCGCCGCTGCGCAGCGCCCTGGCCCGGCAGCGCCGGGAAAGCCTGGCGCGCCGCCGCCAGCCCGCGCGCACCGACGACTGA
- a CDS encoding DNA gyrase/topoisomerase IV subunit B — MAPSSEYTARHLSVLEGLEAVRKRPGMYIGSTDSRGLMHCLWEIIDNSVDEALAGFGHDIRIILHADNSVEIHDDGRGIPIDKEPKTGLTGVEVVFTKLHAGGKFGGGSYTASGGLHGVGASVVNALSSRLDVEVDRGGKTYRMSFRRGEPGRFKDTGSRLDPAAPFTPFVNDSVLDVVGKAKRGVTGTRIRYWADRQIFTPDAKFSYEDLVARARQTSFLVPGLKLTVRDERRLAGTPGEAGPHEEVFHHDGGISEFVEFLAADPAVTDVWRLHGSGKFKETVPVLDERGHSQLAEVERDCEVDVALRWGIGYDSTVRSFVNIIATPKGGTHQSGFEQALIKTFRKAVEANARKLKAGNDKIEKDDIFAGLTAVLTVRLAEPQFEGQTKEILGTSAVRAIVARVVEKEISAKLSASNRNDKAQSALLLEKIVNEMKSRISARVHKETQRRKNALETSSMPTKLADCRTDDVERSELFIVEGDSALGTAKLARSSDFQALLPIRGKILNVQKASVGDMLSNAECAALIQVVGAGSGRSFDISAARYGKVILMTDADVDGAHIRTLLLTLFFRYMRPMILEGRVFAAVPPLHRVEVINAGQKANEMIYTYSEAELHVLLARLAKEGKRYKEPIQRYKGLGEMDAEQLAETTMDPRHRTLRKVGIENAQQAEEIFDLLMGSDVSPRKDFIIAGASSLDRERIDA; from the coding sequence GTGGCACCAAGCTCTGAGTACACCGCCCGGCACCTTTCCGTCCTGGAAGGCCTCGAAGCCGTCCGCAAACGCCCGGGCATGTACATCGGCTCAACCGACTCGCGCGGCCTTATGCACTGCCTCTGGGAAATCATCGACAACTCCGTGGACGAGGCCCTGGCCGGATTCGGCCACGACATCCGCATCATCCTCCATGCGGACAACTCCGTGGAGATCCACGACGACGGCCGCGGCATCCCGATCGACAAGGAGCCCAAGACAGGTCTTACCGGCGTTGAGGTGGTCTTCACCAAGCTGCACGCGGGCGGCAAGTTTGGCGGCGGTTCCTACACCGCCTCGGGAGGCCTCCACGGCGTGGGCGCCTCGGTGGTCAATGCCCTGTCCTCGCGCCTGGACGTCGAGGTGGACCGCGGCGGCAAGACCTACAGGATGTCCTTCCGCCGGGGTGAACCCGGGCGCTTCAAGGACACCGGTTCCCGGCTGGACCCGGCCGCGCCGTTCACGCCGTTCGTCAACGACTCCGTCCTGGACGTGGTGGGCAAGGCCAAGCGCGGTGTCACCGGCACCAGGATCCGCTACTGGGCGGACCGGCAGATCTTCACCCCCGATGCCAAGTTCTCCTACGAGGACCTCGTGGCCCGCGCCCGCCAGACCTCCTTCCTGGTGCCCGGCCTCAAGCTCACCGTGCGGGATGAGCGCAGGCTCGCCGGGACGCCCGGGGAAGCCGGTCCCCACGAGGAGGTCTTCCACCACGACGGCGGCATTTCCGAGTTCGTCGAGTTCCTCGCCGCCGATCCTGCCGTCACCGATGTGTGGCGGCTGCACGGCTCAGGGAAGTTCAAGGAGACCGTCCCGGTCCTCGACGAACGCGGCCACAGCCAGCTGGCCGAAGTTGAGCGTGACTGCGAGGTGGACGTGGCGCTGCGCTGGGGCATCGGCTACGACAGCACCGTGCGGAGCTTCGTGAACATCATTGCCACCCCTAAGGGCGGCACCCACCAATCGGGGTTTGAACAGGCGCTGATCAAGACCTTCCGCAAGGCGGTTGAGGCCAACGCCCGCAAACTGAAGGCCGGCAACGACAAGATCGAAAAGGATGACATCTTCGCCGGTCTGACGGCGGTGCTGACAGTGCGCCTGGCTGAACCGCAGTTCGAGGGCCAGACCAAGGAGATCCTGGGCACCAGCGCCGTCCGCGCCATCGTGGCCCGCGTGGTGGAGAAGGAGATCTCCGCCAAGCTGTCTGCCAGCAACCGCAATGACAAGGCCCAGTCCGCGTTGTTGCTGGAAAAGATCGTCAACGAGATGAAGTCCCGCATCTCGGCGCGCGTGCACAAGGAGACCCAACGGCGCAAGAATGCGCTGGAAACCTCCTCGATGCCCACCAAGCTCGCCGACTGCCGGACGGACGACGTCGAACGTTCCGAACTGTTCATCGTGGAAGGTGACTCCGCGCTGGGCACTGCCAAGCTGGCCCGCTCCTCAGACTTCCAGGCCCTGCTGCCCATCCGCGGCAAGATCCTCAACGTTCAGAAGGCATCGGTGGGGGATATGCTCTCCAACGCCGAATGTGCAGCCCTCATCCAGGTGGTGGGTGCCGGCTCCGGCCGCAGCTTCGATATCAGCGCCGCCCGCTATGGCAAGGTGATCCTGATGACGGACGCCGACGTTGACGGCGCCCACATCCGGACCCTGCTGCTGACCCTTTTCTTCCGCTACATGCGGCCAATGATCCTCGAAGGCCGGGTGTTCGCCGCGGTGCCCCCGCTGCACCGCGTGGAGGTGATCAACGCCGGCCAAAAGGCCAACGAGATGATCTACACCTACTCCGAAGCCGAGCTGCACGTGCTGCTGGCCCGCCTGGCCAAGGAAGGCAAGCGCTACAAGGAACCGATCCAGCGGTACAAGGGCCTGGGGGAGATGGACGCCGAGCAGCTGGCGGAGACCACCATGGACCCGCGGCACCGCACCTTGCGCAAGGTGGGGATCGAAAACGCGCAGCAGGCTGAGGAGATTTTCGACCTGCTGATGGGCTCGGACGTCTCCCCGCGCAAGGATTTCATTATCGCCGGCGCCTCCAGCCTGGACCGGGAGCGCATCGACGCCTGA
- a CDS encoding BlaI/MecI/CopY family transcriptional regulator yields the protein MASLGELERAVMDLLWAGQEAATANTLRDQLARTSAAQGGPGHEGKELAVTTVLTVLSRLEKKGLVERERGTRPHRYQAVSSRADHTAELMHEVLGSAPDREAVLARFIGSVSEGEAETLRKLLGRV from the coding sequence ATGGCTAGTCTTGGTGAACTGGAACGGGCGGTCATGGACCTGCTCTGGGCGGGCCAGGAAGCGGCTACGGCCAATACCCTGAGGGACCAGCTGGCGCGCACGTCGGCGGCACAGGGCGGGCCGGGCCATGAAGGCAAGGAACTGGCCGTCACAACGGTGCTGACCGTACTTTCACGCCTGGAGAAGAAGGGCCTGGTGGAACGCGAACGCGGCACCCGCCCCCACCGCTACCAGGCTGTGTCGAGCCGTGCAGACCACACCGCAGAACTCATGCATGAGGTCCTTGGATCAGCCCCGGACCGCGAGGCCGTCCTGGCCCGCTTCATCGGGTCGGTGTCCGAAGGTGAAGCCGAGACGCTGCGCAAACTGCTGGGCCGCGTCTAG
- a CDS encoding DUF4192 family protein, producing the protein MTAPERLTVRGPEDILGFIPHSLGYWPASSLVAMTLHGTSLGATLRLDLPAPDGQGDPFGFAGAVRRYLESDQDADGSLLAVFTSDAGMVPPSAYDLLISTVQCSLEQAGMPVRAAWFVGDDYWRDALCSDGSCCPLPGRPVQEIRDSMLNAEMVYRGSSVGPAPRTGSVPEAPVPAMHLAAVLEAQASWEEELGGRFRSRAQFKAVLGFWQMLLDRASVDAGVPDIERDAFLRATLLVPTWRDAVMVMAAAGRNAAEAGAERFNVFQEGDDGDGADESVVVLPLLLPPAEFPLSASPVGTPGTDMAGRGAAALRPPRRTVARSGSVPAGYGEVLMGLAPSVPDWARLEALERVLGQLAVPGGQAAAAALTIRGWVAWCRGRGSYAAAYLQQALELEPEYRLAELLLDLVGSGTLCGWAARKEAAWQKFGEDTAG; encoded by the coding sequence ATGACAGCTCCAGAACGATTAACAGTCCGCGGGCCGGAAGACATTCTTGGCTTCATCCCACACAGCTTGGGGTACTGGCCGGCATCCAGCCTGGTGGCCATGACCCTCCACGGCACCTCGCTTGGTGCCACGCTGCGGCTTGACCTTCCGGCACCTGACGGGCAGGGCGATCCTTTCGGGTTTGCCGGTGCCGTCCGCCGCTACCTTGAGTCGGACCAGGATGCCGACGGCTCGCTGCTGGCCGTCTTCACCAGTGATGCCGGAATGGTCCCGCCGAGCGCTTACGACCTCCTGATCTCCACAGTGCAGTGTTCCCTGGAACAGGCCGGGATGCCGGTCCGTGCTGCCTGGTTTGTGGGCGATGACTATTGGCGGGACGCCCTGTGCAGTGATGGTTCGTGTTGCCCGCTTCCGGGGCGTCCCGTGCAGGAGATACGGGACAGCATGCTTAACGCTGAAATGGTCTACCGGGGGAGCAGTGTCGGGCCCGCACCAAGGACCGGCAGTGTGCCGGAAGCGCCGGTCCCTGCCATGCACCTGGCCGCGGTCCTTGAAGCACAGGCCAGCTGGGAAGAGGAGTTGGGCGGGCGGTTCCGAAGCCGTGCACAGTTCAAGGCCGTGCTCGGCTTTTGGCAGATGCTGCTTGACCGGGCCTCGGTGGACGCCGGGGTGCCTGATATCGAAAGGGATGCCTTTCTTCGTGCCACGCTCCTGGTCCCCACGTGGCGGGACGCCGTAATGGTGATGGCCGCCGCGGGCAGGAATGCTGCGGAAGCCGGCGCCGAACGTTTCAACGTCTTTCAGGAAGGGGACGACGGGGACGGCGCCGATGAGTCCGTGGTGGTGCTGCCGCTGCTGCTCCCGCCGGCCGAATTCCCCCTCAGTGCCTCGCCGGTGGGCACACCCGGGACGGACATGGCAGGAAGAGGGGCAGCTGCCCTTCGGCCGCCGCGCCGGACCGTGGCCCGCTCCGGGTCCGTCCCAGCCGGCTACGGCGAGGTGCTCATGGGCCTTGCGCCCAGCGTCCCCGACTGGGCACGCCTGGAAGCGCTGGAGCGGGTCCTCGGGCAATTGGCTGTGCCGGGAGGGCAGGCCGCCGCCGCGGCGCTGACCATACGCGGCTGGGTGGCATGGTGCCGGGGCCGCGGTTCCTACGCTGCCGCCTACCTGCAGCAGGCCCTCGAGCTGGAGCCGGAATACCGGCTCGCGGAACTTCTGCTGGATCTCGTGGGCAGCGGAACACTCTGTGGCTGGGCGGCCCGCAAGGAGGCCGCCTGGCAGAAGTTCGGGGAGGACACTGCCGGGTGA
- a CDS encoding M56 family metallopeptidase, whose product MFWASYLLAVLAIILAWPVPILLSRAQWPARSPFTAMLLWQAIALAGGLSMIGAMLVYGLEPIGDNLIAGLRGLAGMVLFNAPTTALGFWHIFALSTAALLTVHLVFTLLLTYYKIQRQRRRHREMLALLASPSGQDAGTLVISHDSPVAYCLPGGARSVTVLSDGLMAALEPAELRAVLIHENAHLSQRHHLLLWAFAAWRQALPWLPTTRLAQESVNSLIEMLADDVALRTESKATLIKAIAIVASGSATEAGAGGVRPSSPTLALSGLEAASGGTGSDAVRTAASRVSRLLTPQPPLPSAIRSAVLAGSVLLLALPTALLVVPGLLG is encoded by the coding sequence ATGTTCTGGGCCTCATACCTGCTGGCGGTCCTTGCGATAATCCTGGCGTGGCCGGTGCCGATCCTCCTGTCACGGGCGCAATGGCCGGCCAGGTCGCCGTTCACGGCCATGCTGCTGTGGCAGGCGATCGCGCTTGCAGGCGGGCTCTCGATGATCGGCGCCATGCTGGTCTACGGCCTGGAACCCATCGGTGACAACCTCATCGCGGGCCTTCGCGGCCTTGCCGGCATGGTGCTCTTCAATGCCCCCACCACGGCACTTGGGTTCTGGCACATCTTTGCCCTGTCCACCGCTGCCCTGCTCACCGTGCACCTGGTCTTCACCCTGCTGCTGACGTATTACAAGATCCAGCGGCAGCGGCGGCGGCACCGCGAAATGCTCGCCCTGCTGGCGTCACCCTCCGGCCAGGACGCCGGGACCCTGGTCATCAGCCACGACTCCCCCGTGGCGTACTGCCTGCCCGGCGGCGCGCGTTCGGTAACGGTCCTGTCGGACGGCCTGATGGCGGCCCTCGAACCAGCAGAACTCCGGGCCGTGCTGATCCACGAGAACGCCCACCTGAGCCAGCGGCACCATCTCCTGCTCTGGGCCTTCGCTGCGTGGCGGCAGGCCCTCCCGTGGCTGCCCACAACCCGGCTTGCCCAGGAATCCGTGAACTCCCTCATCGAGATGTTGGCCGATGACGTCGCCCTGCGGACCGAGAGCAAAGCCACCCTCATCAAGGCCATCGCCATCGTGGCCAGCGGTTCAGCCACGGAGGCAGGCGCCGGGGGCGTCCGGCCGTCCTCGCCCACGTTGGCCCTCTCCGGGCTTGAAGCGGCCTCCGGGGGAACGGGCTCGGACGCTGTCCGTACCGCAGCTTCCCGCGTCAGCCGGCTCCTGACGCCCCAGCCTCCGCTTCCTTCCGCCATCCGCAGCGCAGTCCTGGCAGGCAGCGTCCTGCTGCTCGCGCTGCCCACCGCGCTCCTGGTGGTTCCCGGACTGCTCGGCTGA
- a CDS encoding cytochrome ubiquinol oxidase subunit I, producing MDALEIARWQFGITTVYHFMMVPLTIGLGLVVAVIQTAWYRTGKPEYLRMTKFWGKLFLINFIMGVATGIVQEFQFGMAWSEYSRFVGDVFGAPLALEALLAFFVESTFLGLWIFGWKQLKPAIHLACLWVAVIGSALSAYFIIVANSWMQHPVGVEMINGRPVMTDAWAVFTNNTALVAVPHTLFGALAVAGGFLLGIAWYHLWRRRHDGVDTVGADGRVVPGEDARIPGRDRADHKVWIRSLRIGAVVAMISFAGTAVTGDLQGKLMFQQQPMKMAAAEAACHDGTGFSVLSVGNVGSKNCDDVVAVIEVPGILSFLAKGDFSTEVKGVNSLLPEYKEKYGTNLPDNPIYGDRAGQEIQYVPVMEVTYWGFRMMIGFGGLAALAALVALWLTRKGTVPESRWLMRLAVFGILAPFGANAAGWIFTEMGRQPFVVAPNPDPSGIDQVFMFTAAAVSPGVSAGELIASLVALTAVYAVLLVVEVKLLVKYIRGGVVSAMPELAAAPADENEDQTPGPGGNSESKPADDVLAFAY from the coding sequence ATGGACGCCTTGGAAATTGCACGCTGGCAATTCGGTATCACCACCGTCTACCACTTCATGATGGTGCCGCTGACCATCGGCCTGGGCCTGGTGGTGGCCGTCATTCAGACCGCCTGGTACCGCACCGGAAAGCCCGAGTACCTGCGCATGACCAAGTTCTGGGGAAAGCTGTTCCTTATCAACTTCATCATGGGTGTGGCCACGGGCATCGTGCAGGAATTCCAGTTCGGCATGGCTTGGAGCGAGTACAGCCGCTTCGTGGGGGACGTCTTCGGTGCACCCCTGGCACTTGAAGCGCTCCTGGCCTTCTTCGTCGAGTCCACTTTCCTGGGCCTGTGGATCTTCGGCTGGAAGCAGCTCAAGCCGGCCATCCACCTCGCCTGCCTCTGGGTGGCCGTCATTGGCTCGGCGCTTTCCGCCTACTTCATCATCGTGGCCAACAGCTGGATGCAGCATCCGGTGGGTGTGGAAATGATCAACGGCCGGCCCGTCATGACCGACGCCTGGGCGGTCTTTACCAACAACACGGCCCTTGTGGCCGTCCCGCACACCCTGTTCGGCGCCCTCGCCGTGGCCGGCGGCTTCCTCCTGGGCATCGCCTGGTACCACCTGTGGCGGCGGCGGCACGACGGCGTGGACACGGTGGGTGCCGACGGCCGGGTGGTCCCGGGTGAAGACGCCCGCATCCCGGGCCGCGACCGCGCCGACCACAAGGTGTGGATCCGGTCCCTGCGCATTGGCGCCGTCGTGGCCATGATCTCCTTTGCCGGCACCGCTGTCACCGGCGACCTCCAGGGCAAGCTGATGTTCCAGCAGCAGCCGATGAAGATGGCCGCCGCGGAGGCTGCCTGCCACGACGGCACCGGTTTCTCCGTCCTGAGCGTCGGAAACGTCGGCTCAAAGAACTGCGACGATGTGGTGGCCGTGATCGAGGTCCCTGGCATCCTTTCCTTCCTGGCCAAGGGCGACTTCAGCACCGAGGTCAAGGGCGTCAACAGCCTGCTGCCCGAGTACAAGGAGAAGTACGGGACCAACCTCCCGGACAATCCGATCTACGGGGACCGCGCAGGGCAGGAGATCCAGTACGTGCCCGTCATGGAGGTCACCTACTGGGGCTTCCGGATGATGATCGGTTTCGGCGGCCTCGCCGCCCTGGCGGCACTGGTGGCCCTCTGGCTCACCCGCAAGGGAACGGTGCCGGAATCCCGGTGGCTCATGCGGCTGGCAGTCTTCGGCATCCTGGCCCCCTTCGGCGCCAACGCCGCCGGCTGGATCTTCACCGAAATGGGCCGCCAGCCCTTCGTCGTGGCGCCCAACCCGGATCCCAGCGGCATCGACCAGGTCTTCATGTTTACCGCCGCTGCGGTATCCCCGGGGGTCTCCGCCGGGGAACTCATTGCCTCGCTGGTGGCGCTGACCGCCGTGTACGCCGTCCTGCTGGTGGTGGAAGTCAAGCTGCTGGTCAAGTACATCCGCGGCGGTGTGGTGTCCGCGATGCCGGAACTCGCAGCCGCGCCGGCCGACGAGAACGAGGACCAGACGCCCGGCCCCGGCGGCAACAGCGAGTCCAAGCCTGCCGACGACGTCCTGGCCTTCGCCTACTAG
- a CDS encoding RNA polymerase sigma factor: MTPSSTKKDSAAQDVLSPEEKQAATNAKRAATRAANKASAGAAPADGKREPKKRGPKPGAKAAAEAAGKSAVDADEVEDAEEDLDVLEGPDAVEDADTDADPVKGAVGSGKGFVYSDADDDDAPVQQVMSAGATADPVKDYLKQIGKVALLNAEQEVDLALRIEAGLFAEEKIAADDGSMDPKYKRELEFIIHDGKRAKNHLLEANLRLVVSLAKRYTGRGMLFLDLIQEGNLGLIRAVEKFDYTKGFKFSTYATWWIRQAITRAMADQARTIRIPVHMVEVINKLARVQRQMLQDLGREPTPEELALELDMTPEKVVEVQKYGREPISLHTPLGEDGDSEFGDLIEDSEAVVPADAVSFTLLQEQLHSVLDTLSEREAGVVAMRFGLTDGQPKTLDEIGKVYGVTRERIRQIESKTMSKLRHPSRSQVLRDYLD; this comes from the coding sequence GTGACCCCGTCTTCCACGAAGAAGGATTCCGCCGCCCAGGATGTCTTGTCCCCTGAGGAGAAGCAGGCCGCGACCAATGCCAAGCGGGCAGCTACGCGGGCAGCCAACAAGGCTTCGGCCGGCGCGGCTCCAGCGGACGGCAAGCGCGAGCCCAAGAAGCGTGGGCCCAAGCCTGGCGCCAAGGCTGCAGCAGAGGCTGCAGGAAAGTCCGCCGTTGACGCGGACGAGGTTGAGGACGCTGAGGAAGACCTCGACGTCCTCGAAGGGCCGGACGCAGTAGAGGATGCCGATACCGACGCCGATCCCGTCAAGGGCGCAGTGGGCAGCGGCAAGGGTTTCGTCTACTCCGACGCAGATGATGACGATGCCCCCGTGCAGCAGGTCATGTCTGCCGGCGCCACGGCCGACCCCGTCAAGGACTATTTGAAGCAGATCGGTAAGGTGGCACTGCTCAACGCCGAGCAGGAAGTCGACCTTGCGCTGCGGATCGAAGCCGGGCTGTTCGCCGAGGAAAAGATCGCCGCCGACGACGGCTCCATGGATCCGAAGTACAAGCGCGAACTCGAATTCATCATCCACGACGGCAAGCGCGCCAAGAACCACCTGCTGGAAGCCAACCTCCGCCTGGTGGTCTCACTGGCCAAGCGCTACACCGGCCGCGGCATGCTGTTCCTGGACCTGATCCAGGAAGGCAACCTGGGCCTGATCCGCGCCGTGGAGAAGTTCGACTACACCAAGGGCTTCAAGTTCTCCACCTACGCCACCTGGTGGATCCGCCAGGCGATCACCCGCGCCATGGCCGACCAGGCCCGCACCATCCGTATCCCGGTGCACATGGTTGAAGTCATCAACAAGCTGGCACGTGTCCAGCGCCAGATGCTGCAGGACCTGGGCCGCGAACCCACGCCTGAGGAACTGGCACTTGAGCTGGACATGACCCCCGAAAAGGTGGTCGAGGTCCAGAAGTACGGCCGTGAACCCATTTCGCTGCACACGCCCCTCGGCGAGGACGGCGATTCAGAGTTCGGTGACCTGATCGAGGACTCCGAGGCTGTTGTTCCGGCTGACGCCGTGAGCTTCACCCTCCTGCAGGAGCAGCTGCACTCCGTTCTGGACACCCTCTCCGAACGTGAGGCCGGCGTGGTTGCCATGCGGTTCGGCCTCACTGACGGACAGCCGAAGACTTTAGACGAAATCGGCAAGGTCTATGGCGTCACCCGCGAGCGGATCCGCCAGATCGAATCAAAGACCATGTCCAAGCTTCGCCACCCCTCCAGGTCGCAGGTCCTGCGGGACTACCTGGACTAG
- a CDS encoding proteasome assembly chaperone family protein has translation MLERISGSLLDPDALYASNIELFHSPELQGLNLVMGFTGFADAGHVVKQINAELLDSLDAQPVAVFDADQLIDYRSRRPHLSFVEDHIQDYQEPRLALYRLVDGLGKPFLLLAGFEPDLQWERFARAVVNIVEKLDVNLVTWIHSIPMPVPHTRPVGVTVHGNRPELIEGISVWKPTVEVPAAVGHILELRLVEAGRNVAGYVIHVPHYLAEAEYPTAAVAGLEYLGAATSLMLPTDRLRESGREVSRQIAEQIEASEEVQQVVSRLETRYDEKADGIVRRSLLANENDELPDADDLGAAVEAYLARENPGQ, from the coding sequence GTGCTTGAACGGATTTCCGGCTCCCTGCTGGACCCCGACGCGCTTTATGCCAGCAACATTGAGCTGTTCCACAGCCCCGAGCTCCAGGGGCTGAACCTGGTGATGGGTTTCACCGGGTTTGCCGATGCCGGCCACGTGGTGAAGCAGATCAACGCAGAACTGCTGGACTCCCTCGATGCCCAGCCAGTTGCGGTCTTTGATGCCGACCAACTGATCGACTACCGGTCACGGCGACCGCACCTGAGCTTCGTCGAAGACCACATCCAGGATTACCAGGAGCCCCGGTTGGCGCTCTACCGGCTGGTGGACGGGCTGGGGAAGCCGTTCCTCCTCCTGGCCGGCTTCGAACCGGACCTGCAGTGGGAACGGTTCGCCCGCGCGGTGGTGAACATCGTGGAGAAGCTGGACGTCAACCTCGTCACCTGGATCCACTCCATTCCCATGCCCGTGCCCCATACCCGTCCCGTCGGGGTGACGGTACATGGGAACCGGCCGGAGCTGATCGAAGGCATCTCGGTGTGGAAGCCCACCGTTGAGGTTCCTGCCGCCGTCGGCCACATCCTGGAACTGCGACTCGTGGAAGCCGGACGCAACGTGGCCGGCTACGTCATCCACGTGCCCCATTACCTCGCCGAGGCCGAGTACCCCACCGCCGCCGTCGCCGGGCTGGAATACCTCGGTGCCGCCACCTCCCTGATGCTGCCCACCGACCGGCTCCGCGAATCGGGCCGTGAGGTCAGCCGCCAGATCGCCGAGCAGATTGAAGCGTCGGAGGAAGTCCAGCAGGTGGTGTCCCGCCTCGAAACCCGGTACGACGAGAAGGCCGACGGCATCGTGCGAAGGTCTCTTCTGGCCAACGAGAACGATGAGCTTCCGGACGCCGATGACCTGGGCGCCGCCGTGGAGGCTTACCTGGCCAGGGAAAACCCGGGGCAGTAG
- a CDS encoding DUF7455 domain-containing protein, translating into MTTAVADRTLNALDRCDRCGAQAYVRVVLESSGGELLFCGHHARAVEATLKPLSSDWHDETGKLHEKAAVEID; encoded by the coding sequence ATGACAACAGCAGTGGCAGACCGCACACTCAACGCACTCGACCGGTGCGACCGTTGCGGAGCCCAGGCGTATGTGCGGGTTGTACTCGAGTCCTCCGGCGGTGAGCTGCTGTTCTGCGGCCACCACGCCCGTGCAGTCGAGGCAACGCTCAAGCCCTTGAGCTCCGACTGGCACGATGAGACGGGAAAGCTTCACGAGAAAGCTGCCGTGGAAATCGACTAG